Proteins found in one Homalodisca vitripennis isolate AUS2020 unplaced genomic scaffold, UT_GWSS_2.1 ScUCBcl_313;HRSCAF=2038, whole genome shotgun sequence genomic segment:
- the LOC124370738 gene encoding uncharacterized protein LOC124370738 — MDATITDDTVVDIGVSFDGSWHKRGHTSNYGVGVVIELQTGIVIDYCVLSKYCQVCVNTATELGAESPEFDIWYEGHKEDCYKNYSGSSPAMETKAAEILWKRSLDYKLRYRTIVSDGDAAVLSHLQNLKVYGEDVPIVKEECVNHIAKRLGTGLRNVVKTCKAQGITLGGRRFGSLKQSTIVKLTKYYQNSILRNQDSVENMRQDILATLHHCVSSDSENRHTKCPQGDNSWCFYNRALAKGETPGPHARNLGTAISPLVLKHIFPVYQRLISRELLERCQKGRTQNANESLHSCIWKKCPKTRNVSKRIVDCAVAEAVSEYNYGNTIQSTLMGAAGVSPGRLSMKIIRARDKRRVLQAKKRLSAKYIKHRRQLKVRKLKNEETLKEKEGVTYGAGLF, encoded by the coding sequence ATGGATGCCACAATCACGGATGACACAGTTGTTGACATTGGTGTCAGCTTCGACGGTTCATGGCACAAAAGAGGCCACACATCCAACTATGGTGTTGGTGTTGTAATAGAACTTCAAACTGGTATCGTCATCGACTACTGTGTCCTATCGAAGTATTGCCAAGTGTGTGTGAATACAGCCACTGAACTCGGCGCAGAGTCACCTGAATTCGATATTTGGTATGAGGGCCATAAAGaagattgttacaaaaattacagtgGCTCTTCCCCTGCGATGGAAACCAAGGCCGCAGAAATATTATGGAAACGATCATTAGACTATAAACTGAGATATCGCACTATCGTTTCTGATGGGGATGCCGCAGTTTTATCCCACCTACAAAATCTGAAAGTGTACGGTGAAGATGTACCCATCGTAAAAGAAGAATGTGTCAACCATATTGCCAAGCGACTTGGGACTGGCTTACGAAATGTTGTAAAAACATGTAAAGCACAAGGTATCACACTAGGTGGAAGGCGGTTCGGTAGCCTAAAACAATCGACAATAGTAAAGTTGACAAAATATTACCAGAACTCAATTCTTCGGAATCAAGATAGTGTTGAAAACATGAGGCAAGACATATTAGCAACTTTACACCACTGTGTGTCTTCTGACAGTGAAAACAGGCACACTAAATGTCCTCAAGGTGACAATAGCTGGTGTTTCTACAATCGTGCTCTCGCAAAAGGCGAAACTCCAGGGCCCCATGCAAGAAATCTGGGTACTGCAATATCACCATTGGTACTGAAACACATATTTCCTGTATACCAAAGACTCATATCAAGAGAACTGTTAGAAAGATGCCAGAAGGGACGAACTCAAAATGCGAATGAGAGTCTCCATAGTTGTATTTGGAAAAAGTGTCCTAAGACAAGGAACGTTTCGAAGCGAATCGTGGACTGTGCAGTTGCTGAAGCTGTATCTGAATACAATTATGGAAACACAATACAAAGTACCTTGATGGGAGCTGCTGGTGTGTCTCCAGGAAGActttcaatgaaaataataaggGCAAGAGACAAAAGAAGAGTATTGCAGGCGAAGAAGAGACTGAGTGCAAAGTACATAAAACACCGCCGACAGCTAAAGGtgagaaaattgaaaaatgaagaaaCCCTAAAGGAAAAAGAAGGTGTAACTTATGGAGCTGGACTGTTTTAG
- the LOC124370728 gene encoding uncharacterized protein LOC124370728: MKEDIIIAVQNRPALWDKRHKQHHNRHVLDKEWKEIAKELKVTDKVVKQIWKNLRQEFRKQFSKTIKSGAAAPETPTWKYYDSMAFLKDQFLPRKSTGNLADVIADDSDHDLNEEESEEVTEIGQECDEPDNPQLDTENLTIVPAPESESRQQQKSHASRPAMPPRFNTNDLITRTGFKKRITTQAAIGRELVQLEKEKLKLKQQKSEDRANDEDVGFFNSLLPHVKNLNPRKKMLFRMKVQEILFDMAYSPEPPSSFSTTSTVTRPTSVDHSTSSHRYSPYDSSSPSTMASPSPVTFAQLVRDVTSPLNYNQDGGETYVPEYTHF, from the exons ATGAAGGAAGATATTATTATTGCTGTCCAAAATCGTCCAGCCTTGTGGGACAAGAGACACAAGCAACATCACAATCGTCACGTTCTGGACAAGGAATGGAAGGAAATTGCGAAAGAACTAAAAGTTACAG ATAAAGTTGTGAAGCAAATTTGGAAGAACTTGAGGCAAGAATTCagaaaacaattttccaaaacaattaagTCTGGAGCTGCAGCACCAGAAACACCCACATGGAAATATTACGACAGCATGGCGTTTCTCAAAGACCAGTTTTTGCCCCGCAAATCAACAGGAAACCTTGCAGATGTAATAGCAGATGACTCAGACCACGACCTAAACGAAGAGGAGTCGGAAGAAGTGACCGAGATAGGCCAAGAATGTGATGAACCTGACAATCCACAGTTGGACACAGAGAATCTGACAATAGTACCGGCGCCGGAGAGTGAATCACGCCAGCAGCAGAAATCTCATGCATCACGCCCTGCAATGCCACCAAGATTTAATACGAATGACCTGATCACAAGaacaggatttaaaaaaagaatcacgACACAAGCAGCTATTGGACGGGAATTAGTGCAGTTGGAGAAAGAAAAGTTGAAGTTAAAGCAACAGAAAAGTGAGGACAGGGCAAATGACGAGGATGTTGGGTTCTTCAACTCACTGCTACCCCATGTTAAAAACCTGAATCCTAGAAAGAAAATGTTGTTCAGGATGAAAGTTCAAGAAATTCTTTTTGACATGGCATACTCACCCGAACCACCATCATCATTCTCAACAACATCAACTGTCACTAGACCTACGTCAGTAGACCACAGTACAAGCTCTCATCGCTACAGTCCCTACGACAGTTCCTCTCCTAGTACCATGGCATCACCATCACCAGTCACCTTCGCACAGCTGGTCCGCGACGTGACTTCACCATTGAACTACAACCAGGATGGCGGCGAAACATATGTTCCCGAGTACACtcacttttaa